One part of the Esox lucius isolate fEsoLuc1 chromosome 10, fEsoLuc1.pri, whole genome shotgun sequence genome encodes these proteins:
- the LOC105012509 gene encoding G-protein coupled receptor 20 translates to MEVPTALPSVNVTPDDVNGTSNPMGLYRDFYGLWVTLMVVNTLMFVVGVVLNSLALYVFCLRSRTSSAPVVYTINLAVADLLVALSLPARIALYHSDGGCLACSYVHTFSYFVNMYCSILFLTSICVDRYIAVVWAGAGARRSWRSPGLAKGVSAGIWLFAVVVTYSFQTTELEIQATSCCRLTALFALTFLEFLLPLVVIVTFTLRVAWALADPRLMPQSRGRRTRAVRLLVAVLVVFAVCFTPFHVRQALAYFRMGGGRTQQVVAYHATVTLSSLNSCLDPVVYCFVTDSFRSAMRRACRARGGTEVDRTSCADVASGQRSSKGSGTAVAIANSVATLSLTPCTPHQMEMSS, encoded by the coding sequence ATGGAGGTTCCCACGGCATTGCCTTCAGTCAATGTGACGCCTGATGACGTGAACGGCACATCCAACCCCATGGGTCTGTACCGGGACTTCTACGGCCTGTGGGTCACCCTGATGGTGGTCAACACCCTGATGTTCGTGGTGGGTGTTGTCCTGAACAGTCTGGCCCTCTACGTCTTCTGCCTGCGCTCCCGGACCTCCTCCGCCCCAGTTGTCTACACCATCAACCTGGCCGTGGCTGACCTGCTGGTGGCGCTTTCGCTCCCGGCCCGCATTGCCCTTTACCACAGTGACGGGGGTTGTCTGGCCTGCTCCTACGTCCACACCTTCAGCTACTTCGTCAACATGTACTGCAGCATCCTCTTCCTCACCAGCATCTGCGTGGACCGCTACATCGCCGTAGTGTGGGCCGGTGCGGGGGCCCGCCGgagctggaggagccccgggcTCGCCAAGGGAGTGAGCGCCGGGATCTGGCTCTTCGCCGTGGTGGTCACCTACTCCTTCCAGACCACCGAGCTGGAGATACAGGCCACGTCGTGCTGCCGCCTCACCGCCCTCTTCGCCCTGACCTTCCTGGAGTTCCTGCTGCCCCTCGTGGTCATCGTGACGTTCACCCTCAGGGTGGCGTGGGCCCTGGCCGACCCCAGGCTGATGCCTCAGAGCCGGGGCCGCCGTACTCGAGCCGTCAGGCTCTTGGTGGCTGTCCTGGTGGTCTTTGCCGTGTGCTTCACGCCCTTCCACGTGCGCCAGGCCCTGGCTTACTTCCGGATGGGCGGCGGCAGGACACAGCAAGTGGTGGCATACCACGCCACAGTGACCCTCAGCAGCCTCAACAGTTGCCTGGACCCTGTGGTCTACTGCTTCGTGACCGACAGCTTCCGCTCTGCCATGCGCCGGGCCTGCCGGGCGAGGGGAGGCACGGAGGTGGACCGGACCAGCTGCGCGGATGTCGCCAGCGGACAGCGGAGCTCCAAGGGGTCAGGGACAGCCGTGGCTATCGCTAACAGCGTGGCCACGCTGAGTCTCACCCCCTGCACTCCGCACCAGATGGAGATGTCTtcatag